The DNA segment AAGTAAACCGGCCTGCCGATAAATCTGACGCACTGTACCAATCGGAAGGTCCTTTTTGGGATGCGGTACTGTGACAGTCCGGTCCTCGCATTTGAACTTGTGATGGGATCCGGTAGTTCCGACCAGTTCAAAGCCATGGGCCTCCAGAAGCTTGATCAGTTTTCGGCTGTTTGTCTCAAACACGGTGCCGCTTTGCCTCCCCTTACGCCCAAGGATTATACGCATTATGATACACACGGTCAAGCTTTGGCGCATTATAATACGTATTATATTCGGGAGAGTGCCCGGCGCAGCCTCACATAGAGGCAGCGATGACGGGACAGCAAAGCAAGGCAGATACCGCATGCATCCAGCGTGTCAGTAAGGATGGGACGGACACAGCCGCGCCCGCAATAAAGACCATTTTCGCAGCGTCACGAAAATGGTGGTGAGATCTTGCTCACCCGAACCCGAGGAACAGCGCCAAAGCCCTATTCACGCTG comes from the Haematospirillum jordaniae genome and includes:
- a CDS encoding type II toxin-antitoxin system HicA family toxin, producing MFETNSRKLIKLLEAHGFELVGTTGSHHKFKCEDRTVTVPHPKKDLPIGTVRQIYRQAGLL